The following proteins are co-located in the Tripterygium wilfordii isolate XIE 37 chromosome 2, ASM1340144v1, whole genome shotgun sequence genome:
- the LOC119981791 gene encoding uncharacterized protein LOC119981791, translating into MSLQSITTMVVVQASKLSFTNPSLSSTTSLQFDAHSLSLALIHSDSSISLYPSLSPLSLTSFPSPSPQTLIPPPSSSSSFLSLQSSNPNTTPRVLFIVAGPHRGGSQILLRFYIVHESKNLFSRAQVVCTQKGVSFEPRLGVLLDLNHGLSVKLAGGINYFALCLNSSSKVLVFGVKMVGGDEIGVKLMRCAVIECCTHVWSMSVSFGFLILGEDNGVRVFNLRALAKGKAKKVKCSISNVSENHCLNGRHDDGRGSPNGSSEVPCNDLSDGKINKLSAAKQQLEQKSIGFPQNSIEVGECFVTFTRKEEGNLQSMRASVKAVSVQALSSKKFIILDSTGDLHVLCLASHALGSNLNYHMRQLPHVVKVQKLAILPDISSRTPIIWVSDLYHSVHVLGVSDMGPAVHKNDASKCKDKLMQISVIQAIFAGEKIQDVVPLAANGILLLGQDNLYVYAIS; encoded by the exons ATGTCCTTGCAATCAATAACAACAATGGTGGTTGTTCAAGCTTCCAAGCTTAGCTTCACAAacccttctctctcctctacaACATCACTTCAATTTGACGCCCATTCTCTCTCCCTTGCTCTCATCCACTCTGATTCCTCCATCTCTCTCTatccctctctctcccctctctctcttacCTCTTTTCCTTCTCCCTCCCCGCAAACCCTAATCCCCCCACCTTCCTCCTCTtcatcttttctctctctccagaGTTCTAACCCTAACACTACCCCTCGTGTTCTGTTCATTGTCGCCGGCCCACATAGAGGTGGTTCCCAGATTCTTCTCAGGTTCTATATTGTGCATGAGAGTAAGAACTTGTTCTCTAGGGCACAGGTTGTTTGCACTCAGAAGGGAGTTAGCTTTGAACCCAGATTGGGGGTTCTGCTCGATTTGAATCATGGGCTTTCGGTTAAGCTTGCTGGTGGGATTAATTATTTCGCGTTGTGTTTGAATTCGAGCTCGAAAGTTCTGGTTTTTGGTGTCAAAATGGTTGGTGGGGATGAAATTGGGGTGAAATTGATGAGGTGTGCTGTGATTGAGTGCTGCACTCATGTCTGGTCGATGAGTGTCTCGTTTGGGTTCTTGATTCTGGGGGAGGATAATGGGGTTAGGGTCTTCAATTTGAGGGCACTGGCCAAAGGCAAAGCAAAGAAAGTGAAGTGTTCGATTTCTAATGTGAGTGAAAACCATTGTTTGAATGGGAGACATGATGATGGTAGAGGATCCCCAAACGGGTCTTCAGAGGTCCCTTGCAATGATTTGTCCGATGGGAAGATCAATAAGCTGAGCGCGGCTAAGCAACAGT TAGAGCAGAAGTCTATTGGATTCCCCCAGAACTCTATTGAGGTGGGTGAATGCTTTGTAACATTTACAAGAAAGGAGGAAGGCAACTTGCAATCCATGAGAGCATCTGTGAAGGCAGTTTCAGTTCAAGCACTGTCTTCAAAAAAGTTTATCATCTTGGACTCGACTGGAGATTTACATGTCCTGTGTCTGGCAAGCCATGCTTTGGGCTCAAACCTTAATTACCATATGAGGCAGTTGCCTCACGTTGTTAAAGTTCAAAAGCTGGCGATTCTTCCTGATATTTCATCAA GAACGCCAATTATTTGGGTGTCAGATTTATACCATTCTGTCCATGTTCTGGGTGTGTCTGACATGGGACCCGCCGTGCATAAAAATGATGCCAGTAAATGCAAGGACAAGCTAATGCAAATATCAG TTATCCAAGCAATATTTGCTGGTGAGAAGATTCAAGATGTTGTGCCTTTGGCTGCTAATGGTATCTTACTTCTTGGGCAAG ATAACTTATATGTATATGCAATCTCCTGA